One genomic region from Geotrypetes seraphini chromosome 13, aGeoSer1.1, whole genome shotgun sequence encodes:
- the LOC117347551 gene encoding olfactory receptor class A-like protein 1 — protein sequence MGVWFILNLVGFTSLDVIGIPGNLIILFVFVHALACHRKISTSEVILSKLAVSNLLVVLTWGVPLSLEASGIQKVYNDLTCKLSLYFYCVGRAMSICITSLLGCFQCLTIAPSPQRWLHMRQKVLDNLSSIIIGLWCFNLLICSTRLMYSQVQVNSTDKYILSYDFCFVLFPNYFLYMGNGIIFIARDLFFLFLMTLASGYLLYVFYQHGKQIQGLHNLHKHAEIRAAKAVVTLVIMYIISFGLDSLFWIFTLFMSPASPRFTDARIFFDSCYSAVSPVVIIITNKKIQQGLKCSEKRKLRSMKTISKYIGRN from the coding sequence ATGGGTGTCTGGTTTATTCTCAATTTAGTTGGCTTTACGTCCTTAGATGTGATAGGAATTCCTGGAAATCTGATCATCCTCTTTGTTTTTGTCCATGCCTTGGCTTGCCATCGAAAAATTTCCACCAGCGAGGTCATCCTCAGCAAATTGGCAGTATCCAACCTTCTGGTTGTCCTCACCTGGGGAGTCCCGCTCAGCTTGGAAGCTTCTGGAATCCAAAAAGTATACAACGACCTGACCTGCAAATTGAGCCTGTACTTCTACTGCGTGGGGAGAGCTATGTCCATTTGCATAACCTCATTGTTGGGGTGTTTCCAGTGCCTTACCATTGCGCCGTCCCCTCAGCGATGGCTCCATATGAGGCAGAAAGTTCTTGACAATCTCTCTTCCATCATTATTGGCCTCTGGTGTTTTAACTTGCTAATTTGCAGTACCCGGTTGATGTACTCTCAAGTCCAGGTCAACTCCACTGACAAGTACATCTTGAGCTACGACTTCTGTTTCGTTTTGTTCCCAAATTATTTTCTTTACATGGGCAATGGGATCATTTTTATTGCCCGGGACCTATTCTTCTTGTTCCTGATGACATTAGCCAGCGGCTATCTTCTCTATGTGTTCTACCAGCACGGAAAGCAGATTCAAGGCCTGCACAATCTGCACAAGCACGCCGAGATTCGAGCAGCAAAGGCGGTGGTCACATTGGTCATTATGTACATTATTAGTTTTGGTCTGGACAGTTTATTTTGGATCTTTACGcttttcatgtccccggcctctCCCAGATTTACTGACGCTAGGATTTTCTTTGATTCTTGTTACTCTGCCGTCAGCCCAGTGGTCATCATTATAACCAACAAGAAGATCCAACAGGGCTTGAAGTGCTCGGAGAAGAGAAAGCTGCGTTCTATGAAAACCATCTCAAAGTACATTGGGAGAAACTGA